From a single Lolium rigidum isolate FL_2022 chromosome 7, APGP_CSIRO_Lrig_0.1, whole genome shotgun sequence genomic region:
- the LOC124678049 gene encoding SUMO-conjugating enzyme SCE1-like isoform X1, translating to MASGGIARGRLAEERKSWRKNHPHGFVAKPETLPDGSVNLMIWQCIIPGKKGTDWEGGYFPLTLSFDDNYPSTSPACKFPAGFFHINVYDSGLVCLSILGGGWKPSITVKQVLIGIQELLDDPNPNSAAQHRCYELYKKDMPEYKKRVRQQAKRYPSRL from the exons ATGGCGTCTGGAGGCATCGCCCGAGGCCGCCTCGCCGAGGAGCGCAAATCATGGCGCAAGAACCACCCACAT GGCTTCGTGGCCAAGCCGGAGACCCTGCCGGATGGGTCCGTCAACCTCATGATCTGGCAGTGCATCATCCCCGGCAAGAAAGGC ACTGACTGGGAGGGTGGATATTtccccctaactttgagctttgaTGATAATTACCCAAGCACCTCTCCTGCATGCAAGTTTCCAGCAGGTTTCTTCCACATCAATGTCTACGATTCTGGGCTAGTATGCCTGTCAATACTGGGTGGT GGATGGAAACCTTCAATTACAGTGAAGCAAGTTTTGATAGGCATCCAGGAGTTGCTTGATGACCCAAATCCCAATTCAGCTGCACAACATCGATGCTACGAACTCTATAAGAag GATATGCCGGAGTACAAGAAGCGTGTTCGTCAGCAGGCCAAGCGCTATCCTTCACGGCTGTAG
- the LOC124678049 gene encoding SUMO-conjugating enzyme SCE1-like isoform X2 produces the protein MASGGIARGRLAEERKSWRKNHPHGFVAKPETLPDGSVNLMIWQCIIPGKKGTDWEGGYFPLTLSFDDNYPSTSPACKFPAGFFHINVYDSGLVCLSILGGGWKPSITVKQVLIGIQELLDDPNPNSAAQHRCYELYKKVFLLYPELP, from the exons ATGGCGTCTGGAGGCATCGCCCGAGGCCGCCTCGCCGAGGAGCGCAAATCATGGCGCAAGAACCACCCACAT GGCTTCGTGGCCAAGCCGGAGACCCTGCCGGATGGGTCCGTCAACCTCATGATCTGGCAGTGCATCATCCCCGGCAAGAAAGGC ACTGACTGGGAGGGTGGATATTtccccctaactttgagctttgaTGATAATTACCCAAGCACCTCTCCTGCATGCAAGTTTCCAGCAGGTTTCTTCCACATCAATGTCTACGATTCTGGGCTAGTATGCCTGTCAATACTGGGTGGT GGATGGAAACCTTCAATTACAGTGAAGCAAGTTTTGATAGGCATCCAGGAGTTGCTTGATGACCCAAATCCCAATTCAGCTGCACAACATCGATGCTACGAACTCTATAAGAag GTTTTCCTCTTATATCCTGAACTTCCATAA